A genomic region of Gadus macrocephalus chromosome 5, ASM3116895v1 contains the following coding sequences:
- the ezra gene encoding ezrin a isoform X2, with the protein MPKTINVRVTTMDAELEFSFNPNTTGKQLFDQVARTIGLREIWYFGLQYLDNKGFQSWLKFDKKVTAQDVRKESPLLFKFRAKFYPEDVADELIQDVTQKLFFLQVKDLILGDEIYCPPESAVLLASYAVQAKFGDYNKHVHERGYLSGDRLLPKRVLDQHKMSKDQWEERVQTWHNEHGSMVKEDAVLEYLKITQDLEMYGVNFFEIKNRKSTDLWLGVDALGLNIYGKDDKLTPKIGFPWSEIRNISFNDKKFIIKPIDKKAPDFVFYAPRLRVNRCILQLCMGNHELYMRRRKPDTIEVQQMKAQANEEKLQKKIERDNLEGEKRKRAAIEKEKAEMEREKRDLMIRLAQYEETTKKAERDLQEQLERGLRLEEERRRVEQEAARLETERMEAIIAKEELLRQAEDQMNSQEQLSAELAEFSAKIAILEEAKRNKEEEADSWQNKARAVEEDLCRTKEELHSVMTSPPTVLAPVALACPPPAPASHHSSSSSSSSSSSGSESDHEEHNEENSSYSAELPPQENADHRREEERLTEADKNERLQRQLQALSSELAHARDDTKKTSNDLLHSENQREGRDKYKTLRQIRMGNTKQRVDEFEAL; encoded by the exons GTGGCCAGGACCATCGGCCTGAGGGAGATCTGGTATTTCGGCCTGCAGTATCTGGACAACAAAGGCTTCCAGTCCTGGCTGAAGTTTGACAAGAAG gtgACGGCCCAGGACGTGAGGAAGGAGTCCCCCCTGCTGTTCAAGTTCCGGGCCAAGTTCTACCCGGAGGATGTGGCTGACGAGCTGATCCAGGACGTGACCCAGAAGCTCTTCTTCCTGCAAGTGAAGGATCTGATCCTGGGCGACGAGATCTACTGCCCCCCGGAGTCGGCCGTGCTGCTCGCCTCCTACGCCGTCCAGGCCAAGTTCGGAGACTACAACAAGCATGTTCACGAGCGCGGCTACCTGTCCGGAGACCGGCTGCTGCccaagag GGTTCTGGACCAACACAAGATGTCCAAGGACCAGTGGGAGGAGCGGGTGCAGACCTGGCACAACGAGCACGGCTCCATGGTCAA AGAGGACGCAGTGCTGGAGTACCTGAAGATCACCCAGGACCTGGAGATGTACGGCGTCAACTTCTTCGAGATCAAGAACAGGAAGAGCACGGACCTGTGGCTGGGCGTGGACGCCCTGGGCCTCAACATCTACGGCAAGGACGACAA GCTCACTCCTAAGATCGGTTTCCCCTGGAGCGAAATCCGCAACATCTCCTTCAACGACAAGAAGTTCATCATCAAGCCCATCGACAAGAAAGCGCCG GACTTTGTGTTCTACGCGCCGCGTCTGCGCGTGAACCGCTGCATCCTGCAGCTGTGCATGGGGAACCACGAGCTGTACATGCGCCGCCGCAAGCCCGACACCATCGAGGTGCAGCAGATGAAGGCCCAGGCCAACGAGGAGAAGCTGCAGAAGAAGATCGAGAG AGACAAtctggagggggagaagaggaagcGGGCGGCCATCGAGAAGGAGAAggcggagatggagagggagaagcgCGACCTGATGATCCGGCTGGCGCAGTACGAGGAGACCACGAAGAAGGCCGAGCGAG acctccaggagcagctggagcggggcctgcggctggaggaggagcggcggAGGGTGGAGCAGGAGGCGGCGCGTCTGGAGACGGAGCGCATGGAGGCCATCATCGCCAAGGAGGAGCTCCTCCGTCAGGCGGAGGACCAGATGAACAGCCAGGAGCAGctg TCCGCAGAGCTGGCGGAGTTCAGCGCTAAGATCGCCATCTTGGAGGAGGCCAAGCGGaacaaagaggaggaggcggactcCTGGCAGAACAAG GCGCGGGCGGTCGAGGAGGACCTCTGCAGGACCAAGGAGGAGCTGCACTCCGTGATGACCTCCCCCCCCACCGTCCTGGCCCCCGTGGCCCTCGCCTGCCCCCCACCGGCCCCCGCCTcccaccactcctcctcctcctcctcctcctcttcctcctcgggcAGCGAGAGCGACCACGAGGAGCACAACGAGGAGAACAGCAGCTACAGCGCCGAGCTGCCGCCGCAGGAGAACGCCGACCACCGGCGCGAGGAGGAGCGCCTCACCGAGGCCGACAAGAACGAGCGGCTGCAGAGACAGCTGCAG GCGCTCAGCTCAGAGCTGGCCCACGCCCGTGACGACACCAAGAAGACCAGCAATGACCTCCTCCACTCGGAGAACCAGCGCGAGGGCCGGGACAAGTACAAGACGCTGCGGCAGATCCGCATGGGCAACACAAAGCAGAGGGTGGACGAGTTTGAGGCCTTGTAG
- the ezra gene encoding ezrin a isoform X1, translating to MCVLQINVRVTTMDAELEFSFNPNTTGKQLFDQVARTIGLREIWYFGLQYLDNKGFQSWLKFDKKVTAQDVRKESPLLFKFRAKFYPEDVADELIQDVTQKLFFLQVKDLILGDEIYCPPESAVLLASYAVQAKFGDYNKHVHERGYLSGDRLLPKRVLDQHKMSKDQWEERVQTWHNEHGSMVKEDAVLEYLKITQDLEMYGVNFFEIKNRKSTDLWLGVDALGLNIYGKDDKLTPKIGFPWSEIRNISFNDKKFIIKPIDKKAPDFVFYAPRLRVNRCILQLCMGNHELYMRRRKPDTIEVQQMKAQANEEKLQKKIERDNLEGEKRKRAAIEKEKAEMEREKRDLMIRLAQYEETTKKAERDLQEQLERGLRLEEERRRVEQEAARLETERMEAIIAKEELLRQAEDQMNSQEQLSAELAEFSAKIAILEEAKRNKEEEADSWQNKARAVEEDLCRTKEELHSVMTSPPTVLAPVALACPPPAPASHHSSSSSSSSSSSGSESDHEEHNEENSSYSAELPPQENADHRREEERLTEADKNERLQRQLQALSSELAHARDDTKKTSNDLLHSENQREGRDKYKTLRQIRMGNTKQRVDEFEAL from the exons GTGGCCAGGACCATCGGCCTGAGGGAGATCTGGTATTTCGGCCTGCAGTATCTGGACAACAAAGGCTTCCAGTCCTGGCTGAAGTTTGACAAGAAG gtgACGGCCCAGGACGTGAGGAAGGAGTCCCCCCTGCTGTTCAAGTTCCGGGCCAAGTTCTACCCGGAGGATGTGGCTGACGAGCTGATCCAGGACGTGACCCAGAAGCTCTTCTTCCTGCAAGTGAAGGATCTGATCCTGGGCGACGAGATCTACTGCCCCCCGGAGTCGGCCGTGCTGCTCGCCTCCTACGCCGTCCAGGCCAAGTTCGGAGACTACAACAAGCATGTTCACGAGCGCGGCTACCTGTCCGGAGACCGGCTGCTGCccaagag GGTTCTGGACCAACACAAGATGTCCAAGGACCAGTGGGAGGAGCGGGTGCAGACCTGGCACAACGAGCACGGCTCCATGGTCAA AGAGGACGCAGTGCTGGAGTACCTGAAGATCACCCAGGACCTGGAGATGTACGGCGTCAACTTCTTCGAGATCAAGAACAGGAAGAGCACGGACCTGTGGCTGGGCGTGGACGCCCTGGGCCTCAACATCTACGGCAAGGACGACAA GCTCACTCCTAAGATCGGTTTCCCCTGGAGCGAAATCCGCAACATCTCCTTCAACGACAAGAAGTTCATCATCAAGCCCATCGACAAGAAAGCGCCG GACTTTGTGTTCTACGCGCCGCGTCTGCGCGTGAACCGCTGCATCCTGCAGCTGTGCATGGGGAACCACGAGCTGTACATGCGCCGCCGCAAGCCCGACACCATCGAGGTGCAGCAGATGAAGGCCCAGGCCAACGAGGAGAAGCTGCAGAAGAAGATCGAGAG AGACAAtctggagggggagaagaggaagcGGGCGGCCATCGAGAAGGAGAAggcggagatggagagggagaagcgCGACCTGATGATCCGGCTGGCGCAGTACGAGGAGACCACGAAGAAGGCCGAGCGAG acctccaggagcagctggagcggggcctgcggctggaggaggagcggcggAGGGTGGAGCAGGAGGCGGCGCGTCTGGAGACGGAGCGCATGGAGGCCATCATCGCCAAGGAGGAGCTCCTCCGTCAGGCGGAGGACCAGATGAACAGCCAGGAGCAGctg TCCGCAGAGCTGGCGGAGTTCAGCGCTAAGATCGCCATCTTGGAGGAGGCCAAGCGGaacaaagaggaggaggcggactcCTGGCAGAACAAG GCGCGGGCGGTCGAGGAGGACCTCTGCAGGACCAAGGAGGAGCTGCACTCCGTGATGACCTCCCCCCCCACCGTCCTGGCCCCCGTGGCCCTCGCCTGCCCCCCACCGGCCCCCGCCTcccaccactcctcctcctcctcctcctcctcttcctcctcgggcAGCGAGAGCGACCACGAGGAGCACAACGAGGAGAACAGCAGCTACAGCGCCGAGCTGCCGCCGCAGGAGAACGCCGACCACCGGCGCGAGGAGGAGCGCCTCACCGAGGCCGACAAGAACGAGCGGCTGCAGAGACAGCTGCAG GCGCTCAGCTCAGAGCTGGCCCACGCCCGTGACGACACCAAGAAGACCAGCAATGACCTCCTCCACTCGGAGAACCAGCGCGAGGGCCGGGACAAGTACAAGACGCTGCGGCAGATCCGCATGGGCAACACAAAGCAGAGGGTGGACGAGTTTGAGGCCTTGTAG